The following proteins are co-located in the Paludibaculum fermentans genome:
- a CDS encoding PIG-L family deacetylase encodes MKSVALLLTAGLAWGQAPYETEIRPSEVQHEISVNRGSAALWQSLKKLHTRASLMMITAHPDDEDGGMLAYESRGLGARVSLLTLNRGEGGANVMSPDFFDALGLVRTMELLQAGRHYGVDQFWTRVVDYGFSKTKAESIGKWTHDRVLFDVVKVVREVRPLVITSVFVGGPSDGHGNHETAGAMAQEVFRAAGDPSVFPEQIQAGLKPWSPVKDYARVPFRRQGANELAVNVRVPEGTYDPLLGYSYVQVAREGLGLQKSQNGGGAMPRAGEVSTGYHRFGSTVDAKETEAGFFDGIDVTLAGIASLAKGGDAAFLRPGLEKMNAAVEEAMAKFSAVKPEATAPSLAAGLKDTVALIAAVEKSGLDAESKYNVLHELRIKQVQFNNALAQALGLAVYGTVAPEKEPDPMYAMFMGDPDTMRVAIPRQTFGVNVRAVNPSAVPVTLERVSLEASGQSWPVAKVSGGPLGPIAGNLPVDTKFSVKVPGDSVYTRAYFSRPDLEQPFYTIDDARWTNRPLAPYPLAAWADFRYQGVPIRIGQVVQTVKRENGFGPVFEPLAVGPAIGVAIEPRAGVVPLEATAFPVKVTVHSNVKGPAKGVVRLELPAGWKSEPAVGAFQTAAEGQDQSLTFLVTPSQLGRKVYPITATAEYEGRRYQEGYQLTGYAGLRPYFLYRPATYKTSGVDVKIAPELRVAYVMGSGDEVPASLEHLGVKVTSLSAADVVSGDLSRFDVVLLGVRAYAARPELSVSNNRLLEYVQQGGVMIVQYNTPEFDHNFGPYPYEMGRNPEEVTDEASRVEILKPEHPLFAWPNRITEKDFEGWVEERGSKWMKSWDAHYEALLETHDADQPPQKGGLLYAKYGKGVYIYNAYAFYRQLPEGVDGAYRIFANMLSLAKNPKIR; translated from the coding sequence ATGAAATCCGTTGCTCTTCTACTGACCGCAGGCCTGGCATGGGGACAGGCTCCGTACGAGACCGAGATCCGGCCGTCCGAGGTGCAACACGAGATTTCCGTGAATCGCGGATCGGCCGCCCTATGGCAGAGCCTGAAGAAGCTGCATACGCGCGCCAGCCTGATGATGATCACGGCGCATCCCGATGACGAGGACGGCGGGATGCTGGCCTACGAGTCGCGAGGCCTGGGTGCTCGGGTGTCGTTGCTGACGCTGAACCGGGGCGAGGGCGGCGCGAATGTGATGTCGCCGGATTTCTTCGATGCACTGGGCCTGGTACGCACGATGGAACTACTGCAGGCAGGCCGGCACTACGGGGTGGACCAGTTCTGGACGCGCGTGGTGGATTACGGATTCTCGAAGACGAAGGCGGAGAGCATCGGCAAGTGGACGCACGACCGGGTCCTGTTCGATGTGGTGAAGGTGGTGAGGGAGGTTCGCCCCCTGGTGATCACGTCGGTATTTGTGGGCGGGCCCAGCGACGGGCATGGGAATCATGAGACGGCAGGCGCGATGGCCCAGGAGGTGTTCCGGGCAGCAGGTGATCCGAGTGTTTTCCCGGAGCAGATTCAAGCCGGACTGAAACCGTGGTCGCCGGTGAAGGACTACGCGCGGGTTCCGTTCCGGCGGCAGGGCGCCAATGAACTGGCAGTGAACGTCCGGGTGCCGGAGGGGACTTACGATCCGCTGCTGGGATATTCCTACGTGCAGGTGGCCCGGGAGGGGCTGGGCCTGCAGAAGTCGCAGAACGGCGGCGGCGCTATGCCCAGGGCAGGCGAAGTGAGCACCGGGTATCACCGGTTCGGTTCGACGGTCGACGCCAAGGAGACGGAAGCGGGTTTCTTTGATGGGATCGATGTGACACTGGCCGGGATCGCGTCCCTGGCGAAGGGTGGGGATGCCGCGTTCCTGAGACCGGGCCTGGAGAAGATGAATGCGGCGGTGGAAGAGGCGATGGCGAAGTTCTCGGCGGTGAAGCCGGAGGCCACTGCGCCGTCGCTGGCCGCGGGACTGAAGGACACGGTGGCACTGATCGCGGCGGTCGAGAAGAGCGGACTGGACGCCGAGTCGAAGTACAACGTACTGCATGAACTGCGGATCAAGCAGGTGCAGTTCAACAACGCGCTGGCGCAGGCCCTGGGGTTGGCAGTGTATGGAACCGTGGCTCCGGAAAAGGAGCCGGATCCGATGTACGCGATGTTCATGGGGGATCCGGATACGATGCGCGTGGCGATTCCGAGGCAAACGTTCGGTGTGAATGTCCGCGCTGTGAACCCGAGCGCGGTACCTGTGACGCTGGAACGCGTGAGTCTAGAAGCGTCTGGGCAAAGCTGGCCCGTGGCGAAGGTGTCGGGCGGGCCACTCGGACCGATCGCCGGCAACCTGCCAGTGGATACGAAGTTCTCGGTGAAGGTGCCTGGGGATTCGGTGTATACACGCGCCTATTTCTCGCGCCCGGATCTGGAGCAGCCGTTCTACACCATAGACGACGCAAGGTGGACGAACCGCCCACTGGCACCTTATCCGCTTGCGGCCTGGGCGGATTTTCGCTACCAGGGTGTGCCGATACGGATTGGTCAGGTCGTGCAGACGGTGAAACGGGAAAACGGGTTCGGCCCGGTGTTCGAGCCGCTGGCCGTGGGTCCGGCGATCGGCGTGGCTATTGAGCCGCGGGCCGGCGTGGTGCCCCTGGAGGCGACGGCGTTCCCCGTAAAGGTAACGGTCCACAGCAATGTGAAGGGTCCGGCGAAGGGCGTCGTGCGGCTGGAGTTGCCGGCCGGATGGAAGTCAGAGCCGGCTGTGGGCGCGTTCCAGACCGCTGCTGAGGGGCAGGACCAGTCGTTGACGTTTCTGGTCACACCGTCGCAGTTGGGCAGGAAGGTGTATCCGATCACGGCGACGGCGGAGTACGAAGGCAGGAGGTATCAGGAGGGCTACCAGTTGACGGGCTATGCGGGCTTGCGGCCGTATTTCCTTTACCGCCCGGCCACCTACAAGACCAGCGGAGTGGATGTGAAGATTGCGCCGGAGCTGAGGGTCGCGTACGTGATGGGCAGCGGCGATGAGGTCCCCGCGTCACTGGAGCATTTGGGCGTGAAGGTGACATCGCTTTCCGCGGCGGATGTGGTGTCTGGCGATTTGAGCCGTTTCGATGTGGTCCTGCTGGGTGTCCGCGCCTATGCCGCGCGTCCAGAGTTGAGTGTGTCGAACAACCGGCTGCTGGAGTATGTGCAGCAGGGAGGCGTCATGATCGTGCAGTACAACACGCCCGAGTTCGATCACAACTTCGGTCCGTACCCTTACGAAATGGGGCGGAACCCGGAGGAGGTGACGGACGAAGCATCGAGAGTGGAGATCCTTAAGCCGGAGCACCCGTTGTTCGCCTGGCCGAACAGGATCACAGAGAAGGATTTCGAGGGATGGGTGGAAGAACGCGGGTCGAAGTGGATGAAATCGTGGGACGCCCACTACGAGGCATTGCTGGAGACCCACGATGCGGACCAGCCGCCTCAGAAGGGCGGGCTGCTGTACGCGAAGTACGGCAAGGGTGTGTACATCTACAACGCGTACGCGTTCTACCGGCAGCTGCCGGAGGGTGTGGACGGGGCATACCGGATCTTCGCCAACATGCTGAGCCTGGCGAAGAACCCGAAGATCCGGTGA
- a CDS encoding beta-L-arabinofuranosidase domain-containing protein: MTRRKLLQTATALAPSLPRLLGKPAAQPSSSSNCFSQRYRLTLDRVRGEGAPAYSRKMVLADAIPEGGRRFTEFSGDVSGRYIGALATASADRHEEFPELRPLVEELIRLQKPEGYFGNSFPAAGVSKQDMALLWGNGRLLIGLLEYARQSKDPQALAAARKLGDFVVRIAPELNSDKTRTQFESGAFAMGYICWTQIAEGMAELHRVTKAPQYRSVAQEMALRTERRPSEHSHGFLTSLRGVVDLYDVSGERALLDRAEREWKGVIDSGNLLVPGSIPEAWKPKARRTEGCAEADWLRLSLHLWGLTGKTQYLEQAERTLFNEFSMNQFDTGDFGHRLITRTGSPLGGMEEGGGTARAWWCCTLHGLRAFPDVRAHVFRIRGDSLCYDLPVEGEGEAAGCRFVSESKLETAASVGITVEAASGKTVLLLVRQPSWAQAVKLFVNGTPETTEARDGYHRVSRIWKAGDRVEIRYDMRPRAERAGRDAQYTLWHGPWLLGIDETRNPYFFDEPMESNRLTVPLQKNGSVELQRDAFLPVGPFSVTQARFQVPYLPGGYAMSPATAVVSPVAEQTGFRSTAWEYVFHLQGKNA, encoded by the coding sequence ATGACCCGAAGAAAGCTCCTGCAGACTGCAACGGCTTTGGCTCCGAGCCTGCCTCGTTTGCTCGGCAAGCCTGCCGCACAGCCCTCATCGAGTTCTAATTGTTTCAGCCAACGCTACCGTTTGACCCTCGATCGAGTCCGCGGAGAGGGCGCCCCTGCATACTCGCGAAAGATGGTGCTGGCGGATGCAATTCCGGAAGGGGGAAGGCGGTTCACGGAGTTTAGCGGCGATGTCTCCGGCCGGTATATCGGCGCGCTGGCGACGGCGTCCGCTGATCGGCATGAAGAGTTCCCGGAGCTGCGGCCGTTGGTGGAGGAGCTGATCCGGCTGCAGAAGCCCGAGGGTTACTTCGGCAACTCGTTTCCTGCCGCTGGTGTGTCGAAACAAGACATGGCTCTGCTTTGGGGCAATGGGCGGCTGCTCATCGGGCTGCTGGAGTACGCCAGGCAGTCGAAGGATCCCCAGGCGCTGGCCGCCGCCAGGAAGCTGGGCGATTTCGTTGTGCGGATCGCGCCGGAATTGAACTCGGACAAGACGCGCACACAGTTTGAATCCGGGGCGTTTGCGATGGGCTACATCTGCTGGACCCAGATCGCTGAAGGCATGGCTGAGCTGCATCGAGTGACCAAAGCCCCGCAATACCGTAGCGTTGCTCAGGAGATGGCGCTGCGGACGGAACGCCGGCCCAGCGAACACAGCCATGGGTTTCTGACGTCGCTGCGCGGGGTGGTCGACCTGTACGACGTCAGCGGCGAGCGGGCGCTGCTCGATCGCGCGGAACGCGAGTGGAAGGGTGTCATTGACAGCGGGAACCTGCTGGTTCCGGGCAGCATTCCCGAGGCGTGGAAGCCGAAGGCGCGCCGGACCGAAGGTTGTGCGGAGGCCGACTGGCTCCGGCTCAGCTTGCACCTTTGGGGGTTAACCGGAAAGACTCAGTACCTGGAACAGGCCGAACGGACCCTATTCAACGAGTTCTCAATGAACCAGTTCGATACGGGTGACTTTGGCCACCGTCTCATCACCCGGACCGGCTCACCGCTGGGCGGCATGGAAGAGGGTGGTGGAACGGCTCGCGCCTGGTGGTGCTGCACGCTGCACGGGCTTCGCGCGTTCCCTGACGTCCGTGCCCACGTCTTCCGCATACGGGGCGACAGCCTCTGCTATGACTTACCAGTGGAGGGCGAAGGCGAAGCCGCCGGCTGCCGTTTCGTATCAGAGTCTAAGCTGGAGACGGCGGCATCGGTAGGCATCACGGTGGAAGCCGCGAGCGGGAAAACAGTACTGCTGCTGGTCCGGCAACCGTCCTGGGCGCAGGCGGTGAAGCTTTTCGTGAACGGAACCCCAGAGACGACGGAGGCTCGCGATGGGTACCACCGTGTGAGCCGCATTTGGAAGGCTGGCGACCGGGTCGAGATCCGCTACGACATGCGCCCACGCGCTGAGCGGGCAGGCCGGGATGCGCAGTACACGCTGTGGCATGGTCCGTGGCTGCTGGGCATCGACGAAACGCGAAACCCGTATTTCTTCGACGAACCGATGGAGAGCAACCGGCTCACGGTGCCGCTCCAGAAGAACGGCTCGGTCGAACTGCAACGGGATGCGTTCCTGCCGGTGGGCCCGTTCTCAGTCACTCAAGCGCGGTTCCAGGTGCCGTACCTACCCGGCGGCTACGCCATGAGTCCCGCAACGGCGGTGGTGAGTCCTGTGGCGGAACAGACCGGGTTCCGCAGCACAGCCTGGGAGTATGTGTTTCACCTGCAGGGCAAGAACGCCTAG
- a CDS encoding M81 family metallopeptidase codes for MHRRSFLKGASLAAFTASAATAQTPPRDLRIAYGGISIECSTYSRLLTRMDEFTILRGEELTSSARFKFLKKYPVTFMPTLVASAVPGGPIERKTYDAIKAEFLKRVQALLPLHGLYLPMHGAMFVEGMQDAEADWYQAARKLVGPDCLISASYDLHGNISQAIIDNLDMLSAYRTAPHIDRAETVLRATDMLMHCLKEKIRPTLMWAPVPVLMPGERSSTEWEPGKRLWAQLPALNRESGILDVSMLVGYVWADEPRSTASVVVTGTNPASQRKVATNLAQQYWDARKQFQFGTATCTVDECVQRAMAAKTQPAILADSGDNPTGGGNGDQATVLESLLRHKAQHVVFAGITDRPATEACYTAGVGARISLSIGATLDPKASKPVKAEAIVKHLLPDAKPARREAVVEIQGITLVLSAYRRPYHDIKDFTRFGLEPKSFKIIVVKSGYLSPDLAPIANPSLMALSDGAINQDIVHLPANRYRRPSYPFVDNLTFTPKVYPSARNRS; via the coding sequence ATGCATCGCCGCTCCTTCCTCAAAGGCGCTTCTCTCGCCGCCTTCACTGCCTCTGCCGCCACGGCTCAAACGCCTCCGCGTGATTTGCGCATCGCCTATGGCGGCATCTCCATCGAATGCAGTACTTACAGCCGGCTTCTGACCCGCATGGACGAGTTCACCATCCTCCGCGGCGAGGAACTCACGTCCAGCGCCCGGTTTAAATTCCTGAAAAAGTACCCCGTCACCTTCATGCCGACCCTCGTCGCCTCGGCCGTTCCTGGTGGCCCCATCGAACGCAAGACTTACGACGCAATCAAAGCTGAATTCCTCAAGCGCGTCCAGGCGCTCCTGCCCCTCCACGGACTCTATCTGCCCATGCACGGCGCCATGTTCGTCGAAGGAATGCAGGACGCCGAGGCCGATTGGTACCAGGCTGCCCGCAAGCTGGTTGGGCCGGACTGCCTCATCTCTGCCAGTTACGACCTCCACGGCAACATCAGCCAGGCCATCATCGACAATCTCGACATGCTGTCCGCGTATCGCACCGCGCCCCACATCGACCGCGCGGAGACCGTGCTTCGCGCCACCGACATGCTCATGCACTGCCTGAAGGAGAAGATCCGCCCAACCCTCATGTGGGCGCCGGTCCCCGTTCTCATGCCTGGCGAACGCAGCAGCACGGAATGGGAGCCCGGCAAGCGGCTTTGGGCGCAACTGCCCGCCCTCAACCGCGAGTCCGGCATCCTCGATGTCAGCATGCTGGTGGGTTATGTCTGGGCCGACGAACCCCGCTCCACCGCCTCAGTCGTCGTCACCGGCACAAATCCCGCCAGTCAGCGCAAGGTTGCCACGAATCTCGCCCAGCAGTATTGGGACGCGCGCAAGCAGTTCCAGTTCGGCACCGCCACTTGCACGGTGGACGAATGCGTGCAACGCGCCATGGCCGCCAAGACCCAACCCGCGATCCTGGCCGACTCCGGCGATAACCCAACCGGAGGCGGCAATGGAGACCAGGCTACAGTCCTCGAATCGCTCCTTCGTCACAAGGCGCAGCACGTCGTCTTTGCCGGCATCACGGATCGCCCTGCCACCGAAGCCTGCTATACAGCTGGTGTCGGTGCGCGTATCTCCCTGTCTATCGGTGCCACGCTCGACCCCAAGGCGAGCAAACCGGTCAAGGCGGAAGCCATCGTCAAACACCTGCTTCCGGATGCGAAGCCTGCCCGCCGCGAAGCGGTTGTCGAGATCCAGGGCATCACGCTGGTGCTATCGGCCTATCGCCGCCCGTACCACGACATCAAGGACTTCACTCGTTTCGGTCTGGAACCCAAGTCGTTCAAGATTATCGTTGTGAAATCCGGCTACCTGTCTCCGGACCTGGCGCCCATCGCCAATCCGAGTCTCATGGCCCTCTCGGACGGAGCCATTAACCAGGACATCGTCCATCTGCCCGCGAACCGCTACCGTCGGCCGAGCTACCCCTTCGTCGACAACCTGACTTTCACGCCAAAGGTCTACCCCTCAGCGCGGAATCGGTCTTAG